The genome window GAAGGTTTTTGTTGTAAAAAACGGCAAAGCACAGGAAGTTATGGTTGTGACCGGATTGCGTACGGACAAAAAAATACAGATCATCGAAGGTTTGCAGCCCGGCGACTCGCTGATCACCTCCGGGATTATCGCTATCAAGCCCAATACGGCCGTGCGGGTGAACTGAGGAAGGAATCGTGAACATGTCAAAACCAATGTCAGCCGACATTAATCCCCAATTATGAGTATATCGACACTCTCTATCAAGCGACCGGTCCTGGCGATTGTCATGAACCTGCTGATCATACTGTTCGGGTTTCTTGGATATAAATTTCTGGGAATGAGGGAATTCCCTTCCATTGACCCGCCTGTGGTGTCCATCCGGACCAGTTATACGGGTGCCAATGCGGACATTATTGAATCCCAGATTACCGAACCGCTAGAAAAACAGCTGAACAGCATTGAAGGCATCAAGTCCATTAACTCCACAAGCAGCCAGGGAACCAGCCAGATAACGGTTGAATTTGACATTGGTGTGGACATGGAACGCGCGGCCAACGACGTGCGGGACAAGGTAGGCTCTGCTTCCCGGACATTGCCATTGGATATCGACGGGCCGCCAGTGGTTGCCAAGGCAGATGCCAACTCGGAACCCATCATCGTGCTGACATTCAAAAGCGATACGCGGTCGCATCTGGAAGTGAGTGACTATGCGGAAAATGTGATCGCGCAGCGTTTGCAGACTATTGAAGGCGTGAGCGAGATCCGGATCTTTGGGCAGAAAAAATACGCCATGCGGATCTGGATGGACCCGATTAAGATGGCCTCGCTCGGCATTACCACGCAGGATGTGAAGATTGCACTGGATAAGGAAAATGTAGAGCTGCCCAGTGGTAAACTGGCTGGAAATAATACGGAGCTGACTGTAAAAACAATCGGAAGGTTCAGAACTGAGGAGGATTTTAATGAGATGATTGTTAAAAACTCCGCTACACAAACCATCCATTTGAAGGACATTGGCCATGCAATACTGGGCCCGGAAAATGAGGAGACGATTTTAAGACTGGACAATGTTCCGATGATCGGCCTCGCCATTTCACCCATGCCGGGAGCTAATTATCTCAACATTGCGGAGGAAGTCAACAAGCGGATGGCGGACATCAAGCGGGAGCTTCCAAAAGACTATCAGCTTGATACGCTGATCGATAATACGATTTTCGTGGAGCGTTCGATCGAAGAAGTGGGAGAAACGCTGCTGATCGCCATTGTACTCGTTGTGATCATTATCTATCTCTTTTTCAGGGATTGGCTCATTGCATTCCGGCCTCTGATCGACATTCCGGTTTCGCTGATCGGGACGTTTTTTGTTATGTACATTATGGGTTTTTCCATCAATGTCCTAACGCTGCTGGCTATCGTGCTGGCAACCGGACTTGTAGTGGATGACGGGATTGTCGTCACGGAGAACATTTTCAAGAAGATAGAACAAGGGATGGGTCCGATTGAGGCGGCCATTAAAGGGGCTAACGAGATCATTTTTGCGGTTTTATCCACTTCTATCACGCTGGCATCGGTGTTCCTGCCGGTTATTTTCATGGAAGGTTTCGTAGGGAAGCTTTTCCGGGAGTTTGGTATCGTGATCTCTGCGGCGGTTTTGATCTCTGCATTCGTTTCGCTGACGCTCACACCCATGCTGAATGCTTACCTGGTTCGTAAAACGCACAAGAAGAGCTGGTTCTACGAGAAGACGGAGCCGTTTTTTGAGAACATTACTAATAGTTACGGCAATGCTCTGGCCCGGTTTCTGAAAATGCGCTGGGTTGCTATTCCTATTGTGGCGGTTACAGTGGGTATGATCTGGTTTTTTGGAAAAGGCCTGCAATCGGAACTGGCTCCGTTGGATGACCGTAACTGGTTCAGGATCAACATGACAACGCCGGAGGGATCTTCCTTTGAATTTACGGACCGCTATGTACAGGAAGTTAGCAACATGCTCATGGACTCCATGCCGGGCAGAAAAGGCTTGATGCTCATCACGTCCCCGGGTAACTCGGGCTTAGGCGCAGCTAATACGGGTAGTGGCAGGATTGCATTGGTTGATAAAAAAGAGCGCAAAGAATCACAGCAGGAAATTGCGGATTATATCAACCAGAAATTGAAATCAATGCCCGACGCCAAGTCGTTTGTGGTGCAGCAGCAGACTATTTCCGTGGATTCGCGGGGCGGCTTGCCGATTCAATACGTAATTCAGGCGCCGGATTTCGAAAAGTTGCGAGAGTATCTTCCCAAGTTCATGGAAGAAGCTTCAAACGACCCGACATTCGCGATTACAGATGTTAACCTAAAATTCAGTAAACCCGAAATCCAGATTGTCATCGACCGCGAAAAGGCGAAATCGCTGGGTGTGACGGTTCAGGACGTGGCGCAGACAATGCAGCTGGCTTTTGCAGGTCAGCGCTTTGGCTATTTTACGATGAACGGTCGTCAGTATCAGGTGATAGGGCAATATGACCGTGAGAACCGGGATGAGCCATTGGATCTCAAAAGCATGTTTGTAAAAACGGCAAACGGAAGCATGGTGCAGCTGGACAACATTGTAAAGGCAGAAGAGGAAAGCAGTCCTCCGCAGCTTTTTCATTACAACCGTTATATGAGTGCAACCGTACAGGCTGCCTTGGCACCCGGCAAAACGATTGGTGACGGCATTGCGGCCATGGACAGGATCAGGGATAAATTGAAAGATGAGGCCATTCAAACATCATTGAGCGGATCGTCCAGGGATTATGCCGAAAGCTCGTCGAACACCATGTTCTCCTTCTTCCTCGCGCTGATATTGATCTATTTCATTCTGGCGGGGCAGTTTGAAAGCTTTGTAGATCCGCTTATTATTATGTTTACGGTGCCGCTCGCCATCGGAGGCGCAGTGTTCTCGCTATGGTTTTTCGACCAGACATTAAACATTTTCAGCCAGATCGGAATGATCATGTTAATTGGATTGGTTACCAAGAACGGGATTCTGATTGTAGAGTTTGCGAATCAGCTAAGGGAAAAGGGCCTTGGGATACAGGAAGCCGTTCTCGAAGCAGCCACATTGCGTTTCAGGCCGATCTTAATGACCAGTCTGGCCACGATCCTGGGTGCATTGCCGATTGCGATGGCACTTGGCTCAGCAGGCAAAAGCCGGATGTCAATGGGGATTGTGATTATGGGAGGGCTGTTGTTCTCGCTCGTACTGACCTTATACGTGATCCCGGCCATTTACACATTCTTCTCAAGACCAAAGGACTTCAAGAAAATGAAAATGATCGAGCAGGTTGCCCGGGAAAGTGAAGCATTAGATCCGGTGTGATCAGGCCCTGCCCATGCTTTTTAGCATTCTTACATGCGAACCGAGCGCATTGCCGAAGTTGGCTTTGGCATTATAATCCAATCCGAATTCCTGTGCCGTTGCCTGTACAATAGGCGATAGCGCATGGTAATGTATGTGGGAAATGGATGGAAATAAATGATGCTCGATCTGATAATCAAGTCCGCCGATATACCAGGACAGGAAGCGGTTTCTTCCTGCAAAATTAGAGGTGGTCTGCAACTGATGCACGGCCCAGGCGTTCTCTACGCAACCCGAATTATCCGGCTCCGGCTGATGTACACCCTCTACAACATGCGCCATTTGGAAAACTGTGCTCAGGATCATTCCTGCCGTGCAATGCATGGCCATAAAGCCAAGAAACCATTGCCCGAAAGTGAGTGAAGTAAATGCAAGTGG of Dyadobacter chenhuakuii contains these proteins:
- a CDS encoding efflux RND transporter permease subunit, translating into MSISTLSIKRPVLAIVMNLLIILFGFLGYKFLGMREFPSIDPPVVSIRTSYTGANADIIESQITEPLEKQLNSIEGIKSINSTSSQGTSQITVEFDIGVDMERAANDVRDKVGSASRTLPLDIDGPPVVAKADANSEPIIVLTFKSDTRSHLEVSDYAENVIAQRLQTIEGVSEIRIFGQKKYAMRIWMDPIKMASLGITTQDVKIALDKENVELPSGKLAGNNTELTVKTIGRFRTEEDFNEMIVKNSATQTIHLKDIGHAILGPENEETILRLDNVPMIGLAISPMPGANYLNIAEEVNKRMADIKRELPKDYQLDTLIDNTIFVERSIEEVGETLLIAIVLVVIIIYLFFRDWLIAFRPLIDIPVSLIGTFFVMYIMGFSINVLTLLAIVLATGLVVDDGIVVTENIFKKIEQGMGPIEAAIKGANEIIFAVLSTSITLASVFLPVIFMEGFVGKLFREFGIVISAAVLISAFVSLTLTPMLNAYLVRKTHKKSWFYEKTEPFFENITNSYGNALARFLKMRWVAIPIVAVTVGMIWFFGKGLQSELAPLDDRNWFRINMTTPEGSSFEFTDRYVQEVSNMLMDSMPGRKGLMLITSPGNSGLGAANTGSGRIALVDKKERKESQQEIADYINQKLKSMPDAKSFVVQQQTISVDSRGGLPIQYVIQAPDFEKLREYLPKFMEEASNDPTFAITDVNLKFSKPEIQIVIDREKAKSLGVTVQDVAQTMQLAFAGQRFGYFTMNGRQYQVIGQYDRENRDEPLDLKSMFVKTANGSMVQLDNIVKAEEESSPPQLFHYNRYMSATVQAALAPGKTIGDGIAAMDRIRDKLKDEAIQTSLSGSSRDYAESSSNTMFSFFLALILIYFILAGQFESFVDPLIIMFTVPLAIGGAVFSLWFFDQTLNIFSQIGMIMLIGLVTKNGILIVEFANQLREKGLGIQEAVLEAATLRFRPILMTSLATILGALPIAMALGSAGKSRMSMGIVIMGGLLFSLVLTLYVIPAIYTFFSRPKDFKKMKMIEQVARESEALDPV